The following are from one region of the Simiduia agarivorans SA1 = DSM 21679 genome:
- a CDS encoding response regulator, producing the protein MHILICDDSGMARKQAARSLPAGLASSVAFAEHGAAALEHLSANRVDLLLLDLTMPVMDGYETLAAIRERQIECGIVVISGDIQPRAREKVMSLGALDFIQKPIDTEKLHNTLRDYGFIGADEPVDAAPAPAQAPAASVVVETPTVSSLESLQEVANIAMGDAAAKLAQLLGTFIQLPIPNVAWLTPAELEMALGVFQLGGQTVVSQGFVSRGMAGEALLYADRDGVTGLRRVMAEYKSLELANQAPILDAASVLIGAFLSRFGHEIDLSFSKSQPVLLAENIMGSDYVYNSAVDNVLMVEIPYVFSERDFGCDLMILLPKASGERLLDRVSLLLEDG; encoded by the coding sequence GTGCATATTCTTATTTGCGATGACTCGGGCATGGCCCGCAAGCAGGCTGCCCGCTCCCTGCCGGCGGGGCTGGCCAGCAGTGTGGCATTTGCTGAACACGGTGCCGCCGCACTCGAGCATCTTTCCGCGAATCGCGTGGACCTGCTGTTGCTCGATCTCACCATGCCGGTGATGGACGGCTACGAAACGCTGGCCGCCATCCGCGAACGCCAGATTGAATGCGGCATTGTAGTGATTTCAGGCGACATTCAGCCCCGGGCCCGGGAAAAAGTCATGAGTCTTGGCGCGCTCGACTTCATTCAAAAGCCCATCGATACTGAAAAACTGCACAACACCTTGCGCGACTACGGTTTTATCGGCGCCGATGAACCCGTCGACGCGGCACCTGCGCCCGCGCAAGCACCGGCGGCCAGCGTGGTGGTGGAAACGCCCACCGTGTCCTCGCTGGAAAGCCTGCAGGAAGTGGCCAACATCGCCATGGGCGACGCCGCCGCAAAACTGGCGCAACTTTTAGGTACCTTCATACAACTGCCCATTCCCAACGTGGCCTGGCTTACGCCGGCAGAACTCGAAATGGCCCTGGGTGTGTTTCAGCTCGGCGGCCAGACCGTGGTCAGCCAGGGGTTTGTGTCCCGCGGCATGGCCGGGGAGGCCTTGCTCTATGCCGACCGCGACGGCGTAACCGGTTTACGCCGGGTGATGGCAGAGTACAAGTCACTTGAGCTCGCCAATCAGGCGCCGATTCTCGACGCCGCCTCGGTATTGATTGGTGCCTTCCTGTCCCGCTTTGGCCATGAAATTGATCTGAGTTTCAGCAAAAGTCAGCCGGTGCTATTGGCTGAAAATATTATGGGCAGTGATTATGTGTACAACTCTGCCGTGGACAATGTGTTGATGGTGGAAATTCCCTACGTGTTTTCCGAGCGCGATTTCGGTTGTGACCTGATGATTCTTTTACCCAAAGCCAGCGGCGAGCGGTTGTTGGATAGGGTGTCGCTGTTGTTGGAGGACGGCTGA
- a CDS encoding sensor domain-containing diguanylate cyclase, whose amino-acid sequence MDMREVHWLMDMVTHIDLGLVVFDRKGKIAVWNHFMENHSGFSSTEMRDQCLFEVYPQLKEEWFQRELDAVLLLENEVFITWEQVPHLLPFAAYRPITAKAHFMYQNIVLRAIRNASGDAELVSMTLYDVTDIATNKLELETANNELAILSRTDRLTGLYNRGFWQEQLEQSWSLHQRYGRTYSLVIFDIDHFKKINDTYGHQAGDEVIRQVSGVTRDCARDSDCVGRYGGEEFTVILPHTDKAGAEIFAERLRKQVEALAVSHEEHTIRFTISLGVAEIDKRYGDEVHWLEAADQALYQSKHGGRNQVSLAPALTD is encoded by the coding sequence ATGGATATGCGCGAAGTCCATTGGCTGATGGACATGGTCACCCACATTGATCTGGGCCTGGTGGTGTTCGACCGCAAGGGCAAAATTGCTGTGTGGAACCACTTTATGGAAAACCATTCCGGTTTCAGTTCCACCGAAATGCGCGACCAGTGTTTGTTTGAAGTCTATCCGCAGTTGAAGGAAGAGTGGTTTCAACGGGAGCTGGATGCGGTATTGCTGTTGGAAAACGAAGTGTTCATTACCTGGGAGCAGGTGCCGCACTTGTTGCCCTTTGCCGCCTACCGGCCGATTACCGCGAAAGCCCATTTCATGTACCAGAACATCGTGTTGCGTGCCATCCGCAACGCCAGCGGCGACGCCGAGCTGGTATCCATGACCCTGTACGATGTCACCGACATCGCCACCAACAAGCTGGAATTGGAAACCGCCAACAATGAACTGGCGATCTTAAGCCGCACCGACCGGCTCACCGGACTCTACAACCGGGGCTTCTGGCAAGAGCAGCTGGAGCAAAGCTGGTCGTTACATCAGCGCTATGGCCGCACCTACAGTCTGGTGATTTTTGACATCGACCATTTCAAAAAAATCAACGATACCTATGGCCACCAGGCCGGTGATGAAGTGATTCGTCAGGTGTCGGGCGTCACCCGCGACTGTGCGCGCGACAGCGATTGTGTGGGCCGTTACGGGGGTGAGGAATTCACCGTGATTCTGCCGCACACCGATAAAGCCGGTGCGGAAATTTTTGCCGAGCGCTTGCGCAAACAGGTGGAAGCGCTGGCGGTCAGCCATGAAGAGCACACTATCCGCTTTACCATCAGCTTGGGCGTGGCGGAAATCGACAAACGTTACGGCGATGAAGTGCATTGGCTGGAAGCAGCCGACCAGGCGCTGTATCAAAGCAAACACGGCGGCCGCAATCAGGTTTCTCTGGCGCCGGCGTTGACCGACTGA
- a CDS encoding class GN sortase, translating into MRKLAIALCCACALISFSQAGWIHAKAWLAQVLIAEAWASSLASQGQAVRPWAWADTYPVAKLALPNGRELMVLNGGQGNALAFGPGLVEGSDPLGQGYSVVGGHRDTHFADLQHLQTGQAFSIQGLDGRWYRYQVSRVGAVDIHAEPLARQHADKVVLVTCYPFTGASANPDQRWVVEGDLIRL; encoded by the coding sequence ATGCGTAAACTGGCCATCGCCCTGTGCTGCGCGTGCGCACTGATCAGCTTCAGCCAGGCCGGCTGGATTCACGCCAAAGCCTGGCTGGCCCAGGTGTTGATCGCCGAGGCCTGGGCCAGCAGCCTGGCCAGCCAGGGCCAGGCCGTGCGGCCCTGGGCCTGGGCCGACACCTACCCGGTGGCAAAACTCGCGCTGCCCAACGGCCGTGAACTCATGGTGTTAAACGGCGGCCAGGGCAATGCGCTGGCGTTTGGCCCGGGCCTGGTGGAAGGCAGCGATCCGCTCGGCCAGGGCTACAGTGTGGTGGGCGGTCACCGGGATACCCATTTTGCCGACCTGCAACACCTGCAAACCGGCCAGGCGTTTTCGATTCAGGGGCTGGATGGGCGCTGGTATCGCTACCAGGTGAGTCGGGTGGGCGCCGTGGATATTCACGCTGAACCATTGGCGCGCCAACACGCGGACAAGGTGGTGTTGGTCACCTGCTATCCGTTTACCGGAGCCAGTGCCAACCCGGATCAGCGTTGGGTGGTGGAAGGTGATCTGATCCGGCTGTGA